tgtgtggaaAAAGCGTTTTATGTAAGCAGACGGAGAAGGTGGAGCAGATGCTCCTTGGACCAGAAAAAAGTCATTGGAAATCGTGTCTAAGGTCGCAATTCCATTATTGAATTAGGTTTTCCATAAATGTGGGGCAATTATTCGTTCGCTGATGGGCGGGGTAAATCCTTGAGGCACCTGGCTTTCCTTTACTTTCATTTCCTTGGCGGCTTCCTTCTTGTAGAAGGTGAGGCATGCCGCCGCGCGCGCATTGTCCGCTGTGTATAAATCATGGCTGTCGCACAATCCCCGAGCCTAGGGCCACGCCCACTGCCCCTGATAATAGTTTGCCGTTTGTGGCGTTGTAGCGTTGTGGCGTTCTGTCGTTGTGGCTATGGTTGTAGTAAGCGCCAGAACCAAGGCCACAGTCAAATGAGTTTTGTTTTTCGTGTTTGTGTTTGCTTCGAGCAAACGGATGAGAAAACACCCAAAGGAAGCGGCAGGGAGAGAGATTGTTGCATTAATTAAATGCACAGAAGAGCGTGCCACGCGTGGGCGTTGGCCACGCCCAAAGCGCACACACACGAGCACACAGACTGACACAAACGCTTAAAAAAACACAGACACcagtggacgcaaatatgtgaTTAACTCGAAAAAGTTGCAATAAAAATGAGTGTTGCATCTACGAAGAGCTCCGAAAGAGTGCCCCAGAATATGAAGGGGAAAAGcagagaagagagagagagaggatgaGTGCAAATGTGCATTAATTAAAAATGTAAAAGTCCAGTGAATTGAAATGGAATATAAGGTTTATTAAAAAGCGCTTCCTTCCCCCAGTGTGGCAAAAATGATTgagggaaatggaaatgggatTGGAAAGCGCTTTCGGAAGCACTAGAGAAGTGAATAATTATTGAGAGAGAAAGAAACGGACTGGTACTTCAACTTGCAGTGGAACCCCAGAAACGTGAACATTGTGTGAGGGAAATGAAAGGAAAGGTAGCcacggtggtggtggtgtcccCAGAGGGCCATGAAAGAGAAGAACCAGCTTATAACTTATTCACAGAAACCAGAAGAAAAGTTAAAAAGATCTCATCTTTATGGATATTCCATGGTTGTTACAAATAAACAGATGGCTGGATGATTACAAGAATGGAAGAATGAGGAAGAGTATAAAATGATACAATCCATTGATATCTGCCTTGTCCTTTGCGGTCCATTGCAGAACAGGAACATATTGCATACGGGCTTATACAGATCTCCTACCTCCATATCCAGCTTATACAGATATTGAAACAGACAGGGGCCCCCAGAATGAATCGAACGCACACAGATCTTGGGGGGATATACAGAGAGATCTCGGCGAATAGATCCTTTTCTTAACATCTCTGTGGCATCTCAAAGGCGGTGCACAGTTTCGTCTTCAGCTTCTCCAGAGATTTGTAGATTCGCGAAGATGACCCGCGATTCCGGCGGTTGCACCGCAGAAGCTGCTTCTGCAGCTGTTGCAGGGCATCGATCGTCGACATGTGGTCCTGCAGATGGGGGTTGCGGCAGAAGCGATCGTAGTAGACAATCGGGTCGCACTTGTGCTGCGGGGCACGGTACTCGGCATCGCGGCACTCGAGATACTGGCGGTGGCGCATCTGCTGGAGGTATTCCCACTGCTGGCGCTTCTTCTCGCGAATTCGCATCTCGCGGATGAGGGGGGTGTCCTCCTCCTTTTGGCAGTAGTTGCACAGCTCGCAGGGGCAGTCCTTGTTGCCGTCcttgccatcgccatcgccatcgcctaTCCTTGCCTTGTCTTTCTTGCCCTTGCCCATGTCTTTCTTTCCCTTGCCATCGCCCTTATCCTTATCCTTGCCATCGGTTCCATCGCCAGTGCCATCCCCATGACCGCGGCCGTCTTTGCCATCCGTTCCATCACCGACATGGCCACCTCCGTCCGTTCCATCGCCGTGAAGGTCTCTGCGTGAGCCGGTCGTCGATCCAATCCCCGGGGTACGGCGGCCTTTTCTTAGTCTCTCGGCTTCgtcgtcgctgtcgctgtcacTAAAGTCACCTTTTTTGTGCTTGTAGCCGGTGCCATGGCCATCATTCAGCTTGCCATCACTGCCGTCGCCCTTCAAACCGTGTCCCGTTTCCTTGTCCTTGTCATGGTCCTTGTCCTTCCCGTCATGGCCTTTCCGATCGGAGTCTTTGTCTCCCTTGCCCTTTCCGTCCTTGCCGTCACCTCCCTTTCCACCTTTGCCATCGCCGTCCTTTCCATCACCATCCTTGCCCCCCTTTCCGCCTTTTCCACCTGGGCCGCCTTTTCCGCCTGGGCCGCCTTTTCCGCCTGGGCCGACCTTTCCTCCGTCTCCGTCACCGTCCCCGCCACCCTTTCCATCTCCGTCTCCACCCTTCCCGTCACCGTACTTTCCGTCGCCTCGACCTCCCCTCTTCCCATCCCCTCGTCTGCTCTTCCTTTCGCCAccctctccatctccatctgcaTGTCCATCTCCATAACCATCACCATCCTTGCCATCACCATCCTTGCCATCACCATCCTTGCCATCGCCATCCTTGCCATCGCCATTTTTACCGCCTCGGCCATCTCCATCAGACTTACCCCCGGCTCCGCCGTCGGCTCCGTCGGGCACCATTTCGCCGCATCCTTGGGTCGGGGGATCACCCGGAGCCTTGCAGCACTTCTCGAACCCTTGGCACATTTCGTTCTGCTCGGGATTCTGCTCAAAGCAGCAGAGCAACCGCCCGTACAGCTCGTCGTAGTCCTTGGGCTCCTCCTCGACCGATGGCTGCGCCGCCTCTTGCTCCCGCTTGAAGGCCTCGTCGATCGCGCGTGGGTCCTCCTTGTACATCTTCCACTCGTAGTCCGTGCACTTGTTCTGCGGCCGATCGCAGGATAAATGACACACCCGATGACGCAGGCGGTGCTTCTGCTTCTTCGGGGTCCGCTTCATCCCCAAGGCGCTGGACAAGGGAATCGGGGGCCCGCGTTCGTCTTCGAAAGGCGGGCTCTGGGGATCCCGGGGCGGACAATGCAGCCATGTGAAGGCGTAACTGGGCGACAGCTTCCGCCTGACGGTGGGCATCCTCTCCAGATGCGAGTGGAGGCACTCTCGATTCAGCACATAGGAGCCACTCGGCAGCTCCATCGGTTTCTTTTCGGGCGCGGGCTGCGGCATCGGGGGCTTTGGTTTCACGCCGCTGGCAGCCAGAAGGCTCTTGGTCAGGGCCTGGTTGAAGAGCAGCGCCTCGGGATGCCGCATTTCAGCGCCGATGCCGTACCAGCCGAGGCTTTCCTTGTTGGGACTGCGTGTCCAAGCTTCCAACACATCGTCCCTCTCCGTGTCGATGAGCGGCCCACAACCAGCGGCCTCCATGCTGTCCGACATCCACTCCAGGGTTTTCTGCTGGGTGCACCTCGAAATAGGTGGACGGATGTTGGGATATGCCTCCGCGGGCTGGTAGTTTGTGGTCTTGCAGTTTTTGTTTCGCATCCAGTCGTAGATTGTGACTTCCTCCAGGCGCTGGCATCCGGCATACACCGGTGGCTGCCCCGCCGACTTTGGGCCGTTCTTATCCTTTGACATTTTTCCTTAGTGTGGAATATGGAATATCCTTCTTAAAACCGATTCGGGTCCAAATAAACAAAcgttttttaataaatttatgaACTAGAACATTAAAACCAAATAAAAATTACACTAGCCTTAAAAATTTAGGTGTTGTTGGGTCGGAACATGATTTTGAACTGAGGTTTTCCATCTCCCCCAAAGGGGAAATGTCATCGAAAGTAAAGTAAAGGCGCACTCTGTTCGGAGAAAGCACATTTCCAGGGCCTTCCGGTCGTTTTTATGGCAGCTATGAAGCAAATGATATCCGCGAACAGAGGCTGCTGTTGTCACACttccttttttctttcttttaataattttgttgCAAATTTGTgtcttgttgttgttcttcttCTTTACCAACTATCGATTATAAcgattatattattatatagCGATTCAAATAATAATTTTCGAACACTCTACAAGAAGTTTATACAAACCCAACAAACCCAATATTTGAATGGAGGAATCGAAAAATTCCACTTTCGAAACTGACAAGAAGCTGCAATGGATTCCTCCTTCAGAGTCCACCAAATGACAGTGCATGAAATCAATATTTCATTTCAGCAGAATAGATACTAGGATTTTCTGTTGAGGATTAGGTCTAGGCTGAATTTTCTTTGCAATTAGCTATCTTTTTGCAAATGAGCAACGACGAAATCGAAAAACGCGTTTGCAGATACATTGAGTTCAGCCTATCGAATTCTAGCAATCGATAATAGGCCATGCAACCCTACATAACAAGAGAACAACTCGcttttttatatacatatatacatatatatacacatatacatatatgtatatacatatatatggaAACTATTTTTTTAATGCTCGAATTGTTTTCCAAATACAGATTCTTATTCCGAAAATTATATATTTTGAAGGACGATTCTCTAGAGACAGTCACACATCTGCTTGCAAAGGCGACTTCTCAGGTCCTCCAGGTCGAACAGCAGCTGGTTGCCAACGATCTTGTGATTCTTGCCAAGCATCTGCTGCAGGTCCTGCATGGCCTTTAAGCACTCACAGTAATCCCCGAGCTTCGGGTTGCTGCAGAACGTGTTGTCGCAGTCGATGGGATCGCAACGGTGCTGTGGGGCCCGGTACTCGGGCTCGCGACACTCCAAGTACTGCCGGTGGCACATCTGCTTGTAGTATTCGCGCTGCTGGCGCAACTTATCCTGGCGCTTCATCTCGCGGATCATCGGCGAGTCGGGTTCGTTGTGGCGCCGCAAGAATTCGCAAATGGGGCAGGGACACGATGGAATATTTTCCTTTTCCGGCTTGACCTCCTCCCTCGAGGGACCACCCTTGGGGCCTTTACCTTTACCAGTTTTCCCATCACCACCGGGCggtccttgatccttgatcCCTTTCTTGGGGATCTCTGGGCCCTGTGTGGGTTGTGAAATTGGCCCGATGGGTGGTGCTCCGGGTGGTTGTGTCAAGCTATCCCCAGGATCTTTTTTCACGCTACACAATGGATCGTTTGGATCACACTCTCGTTCAGACGGCCGACTTGTCTTTGATCCCTTTGGTTTATTGATCGATTGCTTGGGTGTATCTTGGCTGTAAGTGTCACAGAATGGATCGTCTGGGTCACACTCTGGTTTAGAGGGCCTCGGTCGCTTGGATTTACCTTTATCTTTTCCCCCTGGTTTATCCGGCGCATCCGGATCATCAGGTTGCGTTGTCTTCAATTTGCTCTCCGATGGCTTGTGATTCAGCTTGCCTTTTCCCCCCTCTTTTTTCTCGTCCTCGTGAAGAGATCCAGGCTTGTCTCCCGCCTGCCCTTTATAGTCGGGCGCTTCTTCCCCAACGGCCGGCCTGTCCCATGGTTTGCCACCTCCTCCTGGCTTTCCTCCGGGCTTGTCCAAACCTCCTGGCTTCCCTCCGGGCTTGTCACCACCTCCTGGCTTTCCGCCGGGTTTGTCTCCATCTCCTGGCTTTCCACCGGGCTTGTCTCCAACTCCTGGCTTTCCGCCGGGCTTGTCACCTCCTCCTGGCTTTCCTCCGGGCTTGTCACCACCTCCTGGCTTTCCTCCGGGCTTGTCACCACCTCCTGGCTTTCCGCCGGGTTTGTCTCCATCTCCTGGCTTTCCACCGGGCTTGTCTCCAACTCCTGGCTTTCCGCCGGGCTTGTCACCTCCTCCTGGCTTTCCTCCGGACTTGTCGCCATCTCCTGGCTTTCCTCCGGGCTTGTCACCACCTCCTGGCTTTCCTCCGAGCTTGTCACCATCTCCTGGCTTTCCTCCGGATTTGTCGCCATCTCCTGGCATTCCTCCGGGCTTGTCACCGTCTCCTGGCTTTCCTCCGGGCTTGTCGCCATCTCCTGGCTTTCCTCCGGGCTTGTCACCACCTCCTGGCTTTCCTGCGGGCTTGTCGCCATCTCCTGGCTTTCCTCCGGGCTTGTCACCGCCTCCTGGTTTTCCTCCGGGCTTGTCACCATATCCTGGCTTTCCACCGGTCTTGTCACCATCTCCTGGCTTTCCTCCGTACTTGTCACCATCTCCTGGCTTTCCTCCGAGCTTGTCACCATCTCCTGGCATTCCTCCGGGCCTGTCACCATATCCTGGCTTTCCTCCGGGCCTGTCACCATATCCTGGCATTCCTCCGGGCCTATCCACATCTCCTGGCCTTCCTCCGGGCTTGTCTACATCTCCTGGCTTTCCTCCGGACTGGTCACCAACTCCTGGCTTTCCTCCGGGCCTATCACCATAACCGGGTTTTCCTCCATCTTCCGGTTTTTCGCCATCTCCCAAATGCTTCTCATCATATCCTGGCTTGCTTCCCCGTCCGGGTTTGTCTCCTGGCCTGAATTTGTCTCCGGGATGTgtgcctccgccgtcgccataTCCTAGATCCATATCTGGGACACCAGGCGCATCGCCCTCGAGTCCCCTCGGGTTACAGCACTGCGCGTAGACCTTGCACATGGGACACTCCACCTTGAGAGCTTCGAAGCATTTGACCAGGCGTAAGTACAGCTCCTCGTAGTTCCGCGGTTCGGGCACCTGGGTCTGCTCCTGTGCCACCTTCTGCTCCCGCTTGAGGTCTTCGTCGCAGGGTCGCGGATCCTGCTTGTACTTCTTCCACTCGTAGTCCGTGCACTTGTTCTTCGGCTCATCGCACCGCCAGCCGCAGTACCGATAAGGGCGCCGATGGCCGTACGTCTTCTTCAGCGGAGCATGCTCCATTTTCAGttcgggctgctgctgctgtttctctTTGGTGACGCCAAAGGGATCCACGGGATCGGACTTGTGGCAGTACACCGTCGTCAAGGCCTGACTGGGCGACAGGTTTTTCTTGACGGTCGGCATCTTCTGGATGGCCGCTTTGATGGCCTCGCGATTGAGGACGTATGGCTTATAGGCCGATGCCGCAATCTTCTTCCCGCCGATGGTTGGTAGAGTCCTTGGTCCCTGAAGTTGTAATTGCTTTCTACGCTGCTTGAGACCGTTGGCCCTCTGGAGGCTCTGCGTGATCTGCTGATTGAATTTCACTGCCTCCGGCTTCGGCACCTGCGACCCCACGCCGTAGTACCCCAAGGTATTCTTGTGGGGGCTCTGCTGCCACATCTGCAAAATGTCATCGTTGGACATGCCGTAGGGTCGCCCACATCCATCCGCCTCGATCGAGTCCGCCAGCCAGTTGATGGTCTGCTCCCGGCTGCACCTCGACACAGGCGTGCGGATGCTCGGGTACGTCTCACCCGGACGGAAGCTTGCAGTCTTACAGTTCTGTTGCCGCATCACCTCGTAGGGCCTGGGGGGAGTCCACGAGTCCTCATCTCCGAATCCCTGGCCACCTCTGCTCCTACGTTCCTGTGCTAGTCGTTTCCACCGCTCTCCGGCCGTGCTCATCTCGGTCCTTTAAATCAAATATTCAAATACGTACAATTTTTATGCGCTCGATATCGCATCGAGCTGTATTTTTGTTCCTTTTTTCTGTGCGTTTCAGCGCCTTCTGACAACTGGGGAAAACGAAACTGAGTTTTGCGGTGAAATATTCGAAGCAGTCGATTGTGTGTATccatatttttatacccgatactcaaaatgagtattggggtatattagatttgtggtaaaagtggatgtgtgtaacgtccagaaggaatcgtttccgaccccataacgtgtatatattcttgatcagcatcaatagccgagtcgattgagccctgtctgtccgtccgtccgtctgtccgtctgtccgtccccttcagcgcctagtgctcaaagactataagagctagagcaacgatgttttggatccagacttctgtgatatgtcactgctacaaaaatatttcaaaacttcgccccgcccacttccgcccccacaaaggacgaaaatctttggcatccacatttttaaagatacgataaaaccaaaaacgcaaaatcgtagagaatgactatatgttctagagtgtaaaatctcaaccagatcgtataattattatagccagaatcaagaaaacaatttcattctttctcgctctgtctctctctaacacacaggtttcatggtcggttttgccaattgcaaaatgtgagttcaaggatctcagagactataagagccagagaaaccaaatttggtatccacactcctgtgatatcggtccttgaccgtttcgtgtccaaatttcgccacaccccctttcgcccccgcaaaggacgaaaatctggggcatccacaaatctcagagactattaaggctagagtaaccaaatttggtatccgcacttctgttagatctcactataaaacgtatatctcagaatttcgccccacccccttccgcccccacaaaggacgaaaatctgttgcatccacaatattgcacattcgagaaaactaaaaacgcagaatcatagatattgaccatatctatcagattgctgaatctggatcagatcggatcatttttgtagccaaaagcaagaaatcaatttgcagtggctacgcagcgcccgacgtcacgctcagactgattttctgtctctctcgcacgcactctttgtcgtgtcgtttaatatttgcggcgtctgccgaaggagagccatactgactaagtatcgggtataaatgtagagttgcggtctccgcagcaactcacaacgttccccctcgtttgaatATAGTGACGCAGTTCTTGCGTATTAATAACATTATTTTATTCCACTATGTGTGCGTTCTTCTTCTTTGCTGATCACAAAATCGCACTTAAACATCGATAAGATTGGGTATCGCAATTATGGGAATATCGATTACAGTTATTAATGGCCCTACGATATAGACTATGCTAATTGTAAAAATTGACAAAAAAGCGAAAAGCGCTCATCCATCAGGTGCTGAAGACCTCCGACAACAGCGAACGTATTGAGGTGCAGCTGTGCCGCTTCCAGGAGGATGGCAGGCCACCAGCTCCGTCAAGACATAGCCAGCACGCGGGTCGTGGCCGAACAGGAGACAGACGAATCCGGGGGTGCCTGTCAGCACAACCGCCACTCAGCAGGCCATTCAGCAGCAGTCCACAGGAGCCATTCTCAACAAGCTGGCGAGGGGAACGCCTTATGCTCATCTGCCAGGACGATGCTGCCATCGTCCATCTACAAATATCCACTCATTTAATGTTAATTATAACGAATTTCCGAATGTTTATTGTCGATTGCGATGTGATGTGTGATGGCGATTTCTATGATAAGCGATGAAGTGAGCGGCGAAGACGTGGGTCCCGGGTTTCAGCCACCCGCCGTCGTTTAGCGTCCTTCGGTGAAGATCTCCCCCTCCTATTCTTTACGTAGGAGCACCGTGCGTAGATTTTACCGCGCTTCTTTTTACGGTAATGCTCCAACAGCTCCTTGGGGAAGAGCTGTAGGATCTCGTTCTCTAGCTGGTAGCTGTGATGTAGCGACAAGTGCAGCTGATGGTCCTCAAAGTAGCTGCAGATCAGCTGGATGAGAATCTGCCGCTGCTCTGCACTCAGCGCCTCCTGCTGACCCACGAGGTCGAGTAGCGACTGGCTTTTTATGCACGCGGCCTGTAGAATGCCTAGCACTGTAACCCCCAGATCCTCTCCAGTCACGTACTCGCCGCTGTCCTCTACATTCGAGTTGGTGACTAGCGACGTAGACAAAATCTGGACGGGCTCCACGATAGGTTGCATGGCGTCTGGTACTGTCTCTCTGGGTGAGTGTCTCTCGGTGAGAGAAACATCGGACTTGCCACAGTCACTGGCGTTGTCCGTCTGGTGTTGGGTTGTCGCGCACCGACAATCTTGGCAGTGCGGGCGACTCCAATAAACTCCTTGAAGGTGCACGTCTAGGCAGCTGCGCCAGCGCTCCAGGTGATGCTCGAAGCGTATGCGTGTGCCCATCCGAAAGTTGCGCAGCAGCTCGTCCAGGTGGTGCTGCTTCATCATCCGCAGTTCGTCTACGTTGATGGCTTCTTCTTCCAAACGTGGGATAAGGTCGGTCAGATCCCATGACTGGAGCAGCTCGCGCAGCTCCTCGCGTTCTTGGTATTTGTTCATTTTCAGGGGAAAAAGtcgaaaaaaaaggaaaagattAGAGAAAAGAATTGATGCTGCTAACCGAACTGACTGCTTCGACTTTGATTCTGAAATTGGAAATACAAACGTGCAGTGACAGCCGTCAGCTGTCTCCCTCTTACATGGGCATGACTTGTATATAATCTACACTTTAATTCTGCCTGCCAGTTAGTTGACAGATTCGAATGTTTATCGGATATTTATCGACTTAAGTTCTAATTATCTTAGCGATATCTGTTAAATGACGCTTTATTGGCCAATTCGGCCAGTGCGGGTAGTAATAGCTCCTCCATTGATCCCTGGATCTGTATCTCTGAACAGAAAACGGCTGCTTATCCGCTGAATTTCCCCGAGAGAGAGATGTATCCTCATTTTATTAGCACCTTCAAAATCAATAACTCTATTCGCCGATGGAGGGACTCGGG
The sequence above is a segment of the Drosophila miranda strain MSH22 chromosome 4, D.miranda_PacBio2.1, whole genome shotgun sequence genome. Coding sequences within it:
- the LOC108162558 gene encoding uncharacterized protein LOC108162558 → MSKDKNGPKSAGQPPVYAGCQRLEEVTIYDWMRNKNCKTTNYQPAEAYPNIRPPISRCTQQKTLEWMSDSMEAAGCGPLIDTERDDVLEAWTRSPNKESLGWYGIGAEMRHPEALLFNQALTKSLLAASGVKPKPPMPQPAPEKKPMELPSGSYVLNRECLHSHLERMPTVRRKLSPSYAFTWLHCPPRDPQSPPFEDERGPPIPLSSALGMKRTPKKQKHRLRHRVCHLSCDRPQNKCTDYEWKMYKEDPRAIDEAFKREQEAAQPSVEEEPKDYDELYGRLLCCFEQNPEQNEMCQGFEKCCKAPGDPPTQGCGEMVPDGADGGAGGKSDGDGRGGKNGDGKDGDGKDGDGKDGDGKDGDGYGDGHADGDGEGGERKSRRGDGKRGGRGDGKYGDGKGGDGDGKGGGDGDGDGGKVGPGGKGGPGGKGGPGGKGGKGGKDGDGKDGDGKGGKGGDGKDGKGKGDKDSDRKGHDGKDKDHDKDKETGHGLKGDGSDGKLNDGHGTGYKHKKGDFSDSDSDDEAERLRKGRRTPGIGSTTGSRRDLHGDGTDGGGHVGDGTDGKDGRGHGDGTGDGTDGKDKDKGDGKGKKDMGKGKKDKARIGDGDGDGKDGNKDCPCELCNYCQKEEDTPLIREMRIREKKRQQWEYLQQMRHRQYLECRDAEYRAPQHKCDPIVYYDRFCRNPHLQDHMSTIDALQQLQKQLLRCNRRNRGSSSRIYKSLEKLKTKLCTAFEMPQRC
- the LOC108162560 gene encoding collagen alpha-1(III) chain; the encoded protein is MSTAGERWKRLAQERRSRGGQGFGDEDSWTPPRPYEVMRQQNCKTASFRPGETYPSIRTPVSRCSREQTINWLADSIEADGCGRPYGMSNDDILQMWQQSPHKNTLGYYGVGSQVPKPEAVKFNQQITQSLQRANGLKQRRKQLQLQGPRTLPTIGGKKIAASAYKPYVLNREAIKAAIQKMPTVKKNLSPSQALTTVYCHKSDPVDPFGVTKEKQQQQPELKMEHAPLKKTYGHRRPYRYCGWRCDEPKNKCTDYEWKKYKQDPRPCDEDLKREQKVAQEQTQVPEPRNYEELYLRLVKCFEALKVECPMCKVYAQCCNPRGLEGDAPGVPDMDLGYGDGGGTHPGDKFRPGDKPGRGSKPGYDEKHLGDGEKPEDGGKPGYGDRPGGKPGVGDQSGGKPGDVDKPGGRPGDVDRPGGMPGYGDRPGGKPGYGDRPGGMPGDGDKLGGKPGDGDKYGGKPGDGDKTGGKPGYGDKPGGKPGGGDKPGGKPGDGDKPAGKPGGGDKPGGKPGDGDKPGGKPGDGDKPGGMPGDGDKSGGKPGDGDKLGGKPGGGDKPGGKPGDGDKSGGKPGGGDKPGGKPGVGDKPGGKPGDGDKPGGKPGGGDKPGGKPGGGDKPGGKPGGGDKPGGKPGVGDKPGGKPGDGDKPGGKPGGGDKPGGKPGGLDKPGGKPGGGGKPWDRPAVGEEAPDYKGQAGDKPGSLHEDEKKEGGKGKLNHKPSESKLKTTQPDDPDAPDKPGGKDKGKSKRPRPSKPECDPDDPFCDTYSQDTPKQSINKPKGSKTSRPSERECDPNDPLCSVKKDPGDSLTQPPGAPPIGPISQPTQGPEIPKKGIKDQGPPGGDGKTGKGKGPKGGPSREEVKPEKENIPSCPCPICEFLRRHNEPDSPMIREMKRQDKLRQQREYYKQMCHRQYLECREPEYRAPQHRCDPIDCDNTFCSNPKLGDYCECLKAMQDLQQMLGKNHKIVGNQLLFDLEDLRSRLCKQMCDCL